A DNA window from Macadamia integrifolia cultivar HAES 741 chromosome 4, SCU_Mint_v3, whole genome shotgun sequence contains the following coding sequences:
- the LOC122075544 gene encoding F-box/kelch-repeat protein At1g57790-like isoform X1 → MTGRIRTNETEKPVRVDKLRPWSELPTELLEIIVSCLCDEDNVRLSCVCKNFRSFRAVNQSPWLMFSPAIGGRKGYIIKFFDPSQGKFYFDENIKLSNTFFQCSKDGWVLFSILVAKLFFFNPFTKSRINLPFHGGLPNWLIGYKFALSCVPTSPNSIVFAIGNTDLHGQGVCICICHPGDADWTILKYQNTDGALFKCGDGPVFCNGLFYCLSEFSDNLVGTFDPQNHTWSILPVPSPNIPFLSLDQRRAKHLVESKGKLLLVCISYPENPIVFRLDLTKMKWVEMDSLNGVTVFVSSLSSVSATDVPNVSRNSIYFSKNRFRGKSSYFYSLDDCKYHPAKQWHEARKIPKAGWVQPPKMTHPLFEEL, encoded by the exons ATGACGGGAAGAATCCGGACAAATGAAACCGAGAAACC GGTCCGAGTGGATAAGCTGCGGCCTTGGTCTGAGCTTCCGACAGAGCTACTGGAGATTATTGTGTCCTGTCTCTGCGACGAAGATAATGTCCGCTTGTCCTGTGTTTGTAAGAACTTCCGTTCATTCCGTGCGGTAAACCAATCTCCTTGGCTAATGTTCTCCCCAGCAATAGGTGGCAGGAAAGGTTACATAATCAAGTTCTTTGACCCTTCACAGGGCAAGTTCTATTTTGATGAAAACATAAAGCTAAGTAATACGTTTTTCCAGTGCAGCAAGGATGGTTGGGTGTTATTTTCTATATTGGTCGCTaagcttttctttttcaatcccTTCACCAAGTCAAGAATCAATCTTCCCTTTCACGGTGGGTTACCAAATTGGCTTATTGGGTATAAATTTGCTTTATCTTGTGTGCCCACATCCCCTAACTCTATAGTTTTTGCAATTGGGAATACTGATCTTCATGGTCAAGGGGTTTGTATTTGCATATGTCATCCAGGGGATGCAGATTGGACAATTTTGAAGTACCAAAATACTGATGGTGCATTATTCAAGTGTGGGGATGGTCCAGTTTTCTGCAATGGACTATTCTATTGCTTGAGTGAATTTTCTGATAATTTGGTAGGGACATTTGATCCACAGAACCATACTTGGAGTATCCTTCCTGTGCCATCACCTAACATTCCTTTTCTGAGCTTAGATCAACGGAGAGCTAAACACTTAGTTGAATCCAAGGGGAAGCTGCTATTGGTGTGCATATCTTATCCTGAAAATCCCATAGTATTCCGACTGGACTTGACCAAGATGAAATGGGTTGAAATGGACAGCTTGAATGGTGTAACAGTGTTTGTcagctctctctcttctgtttcAGCAACTGATGTCCCAAATGTATCAAGGAACAGTATCTACTTTTCAAAGAATCGTTTCCGTGGAAAGTCTAGCTACTTCTATTCTCTAGATGACTGTAAGTACCATCCTGCTAAGCAGTGGCATGAAGCGCGAAAAATTCCAAAAGCTGGTTGGGTCCAACCACCCAAGATGACTCATCCTTTGTTTGAAGAGCTCTAA
- the LOC122075544 gene encoding F-box/kelch-repeat protein At1g57790-like isoform X2: MTGRIRTNETEKPVRVDKLRPWSELPTELLEIIVSCLCDEDNVRLSCVCKNFRSFRAVNQSPWLMFSPAIGGRKGYIIKFFDPSQGKFYFDENIKLSNTFFQCSKDGWVLFSILVAKLFFFNPFTKSRINLPFHGDADWTILKYQNTDGALFKCGDGPVFCNGLFYCLSEFSDNLVGTFDPQNHTWSILPVPSPNIPFLSLDQRRAKHLVESKGKLLLVCISYPENPIVFRLDLTKMKWVEMDSLNGVTVFVSSLSSVSATDVPNVSRNSIYFSKNRFRGKSSYFYSLDDCKYHPAKQWHEARKIPKAGWVQPPKMTHPLFEEL; encoded by the exons ATGACGGGAAGAATCCGGACAAATGAAACCGAGAAACC GGTCCGAGTGGATAAGCTGCGGCCTTGGTCTGAGCTTCCGACAGAGCTACTGGAGATTATTGTGTCCTGTCTCTGCGACGAAGATAATGTCCGCTTGTCCTGTGTTTGTAAGAACTTCCGTTCATTCCGTGCGGTAAACCAATCTCCTTGGCTAATGTTCTCCCCAGCAATAGGTGGCAGGAAAGGTTACATAATCAAGTTCTTTGACCCTTCACAGGGCAAGTTCTATTTTGATGAAAACATAAAGCTAAGTAATACGTTTTTCCAGTGCAGCAAGGATGGTTGGGTGTTATTTTCTATATTGGTCGCTaagcttttctttttcaatcccTTCACCAAGTCAAGAATCAATCTTCCCTTTCACG GGGATGCAGATTGGACAATTTTGAAGTACCAAAATACTGATGGTGCATTATTCAAGTGTGGGGATGGTCCAGTTTTCTGCAATGGACTATTCTATTGCTTGAGTGAATTTTCTGATAATTTGGTAGGGACATTTGATCCACAGAACCATACTTGGAGTATCCTTCCTGTGCCATCACCTAACATTCCTTTTCTGAGCTTAGATCAACGGAGAGCTAAACACTTAGTTGAATCCAAGGGGAAGCTGCTATTGGTGTGCATATCTTATCCTGAAAATCCCATAGTATTCCGACTGGACTTGACCAAGATGAAATGGGTTGAAATGGACAGCTTGAATGGTGTAACAGTGTTTGTcagctctctctcttctgtttcAGCAACTGATGTCCCAAATGTATCAAGGAACAGTATCTACTTTTCAAAGAATCGTTTCCGTGGAAAGTCTAGCTACTTCTATTCTCTAGATGACTGTAAGTACCATCCTGCTAAGCAGTGGCATGAAGCGCGAAAAATTCCAAAAGCTGGTTGGGTCCAACCACCCAAGATGACTCATCCTTTGTTTGAAGAGCTCTAA